One genomic region from Spiroplasma endosymbiont of Polydrusus cervinus encodes:
- a CDS encoding ECF transporter S component, which translates to MKKLTTRMITINSIIIAIFLLFVLVSYLGYITIGPVSLTLMHILFLIGMYALYITMNLNLIWAGLIYGLIFGLSSLIQTLISPGITNFIFLNPLFSVVPRVLMGLCIGVLAYLLTKVSVKIETKIYSNEITELTWYQRHYLKIYNIIIAFTAATLNTIFVLGFMYFIGPLIYTKPDQQAFFQAFTWIILATNYLPEMLLAMAIFPPVAYALKNLYM; encoded by the coding sequence ATGAAAAAACTAACGACAAGAATGATTACAATTAATAGTATTATTATTGCAATTTTTTTATTGTTTGTCCTAGTTTCTTATTTAGGCTATATTACTATTGGACCAGTTAGTTTAACATTAATGCATATTTTATTTTTAATTGGGATGTATGCCTTATATATTACAATGAATTTAAATTTAATTTGAGCAGGTTTAATTTATGGCCTTATTTTTGGGTTATCATCATTAATTCAAACACTTATTTCGCCAGGGATAACTAACTTTATTTTTCTTAATCCATTATTTTCCGTTGTTCCACGTGTTTTAATGGGACTTTGTATTGGGGTTTTAGCTTATTTATTAACAAAAGTTTCAGTTAAAATTGAAACAAAGATTTATTCTAACGAGATTACCGAGTTAACTTGATATCAGCGTCATTATTTAAAAATTTATAATATTATTATTGCTTTTACGGCGGCAACTTTAAATACTATTTTTGTGTTAGGATTTATGTATTTTATTGGTCCTTTAATTTATACTAAGCCAGATCAACAAGCTTTCTTTCAAGCTTTTACTTGAATTATTTTAGCAACTAATTACTTACCAGAAATGTTATTAGCTATGGCAATTTTCCCTCCGGTGGCATACGCTTTAAAGAACCTTTATATGTAA